One window from the genome of Toxotes jaculatrix isolate fToxJac2 chromosome 17, fToxJac2.pri, whole genome shotgun sequence encodes:
- the LOC121197645 gene encoding uncharacterized protein LOC121197645, translating to MFPDSDIARNFQCGKDKIAYIIKWGIAEFVKKELISKVTGPFILMFDESLNRASKKKQLDLHVRYWDGGQVQSRYLGSQFLGHATANDLLKEVKECAGNLDLSKLLSFSMDGPNVNLKFFDLFQAEYADLYGGSRLISVGSCGLHTLHNAFKSGFSAWNLDKLLRAFHTIFNNVPARREDYIKTTKSTRFPLAFCGHRWLENLPVVERALEIWPYMLLYTNAVRTKELPHPGTASFDVIEDAQKDPLALPKLQFFRSVAQLFDPFLKKYQTEEPVMPYLGKDLAELIKSLMRRFVKREVLQDITTVQLTNLDLEKETLMAMHSVDIGLGAEEALKGTPFSSSLMLCCPGNAGMKTSSCSSQCKKGSISSCTASSASHTQSFGTFAKNYLYCLMGRRLWREGSLSIKRSRQRTCRRKHWSHKGSFAITLPYMGALQRCHLLRSYLNL from the exons ATGTTTCCTGACTCGGACATTGCCAGAAATTTCCAATGCGGGAAGGATAAAATCGCCTATATCATCAAATGGGGAATCGCGGAGTTCGTCAAAAAAGAGCTCATCTCAAAGGTGACCGGccctttcattttaatgttcGACGAAAGTCTGAACCgcgcatcaaaaaaaaaacaactggacCTTCACGTGAGGTACTGGGATGGCGGCCAGGTACAGTCCCGTTACCTAGGCTCTCAGTTCCTGGGCCATGCTACAGCAAACGACTTGCTGAAGGAGGTCAAA GAATGTGCAGGCAACCTGGACCTCAGCAAGTTGCTGTCATTTTCTATGGATGGGCCAAATGTCAACCTCAAATTCTTTGACCTGTTCCAGGCAGAATATGCTGACCTCTATGGGGGGTCTCGATTGATATCCGTAGGAAGCTGTGGGTTACACACCCTACATAATGCATTTAAATCAGGCTTCTCAGCGTGGAATCTGGACAAGCTTCTCAGGGCCTTCCATACAATATTCAACAATGTGCCCGCAAGAAGGGAAGACTACATCAAAACCACAAAGTCTACGCGGTTTCCATTGGCGTTCTGTGGACATCGATGGCTTGAGAACCTGCCGGTGGTCGAACGAGCTCTGGAAATCTGGCCATATATGCTGTTGTACACAAATGCTGTGAGGACCAAGGAGCTTCCACATCCCGGCACTGCAAGCTTTGATGTCATTGAAGATGCCCAGAAAGATCCCCTGGCTCTACCTAAGCTGCAGTTTTTCAGGAGTGTCGCCCAGCTATTTGACCCATTTTTAAAGAAGTACCAGACTGAGGAACCGGTGATGCCTTACCTGGGAAAAGATCTGGCAGAGTTGATCAAG AGTCTGATGCGTCGTTTCGTAAAACGAGAGGTCCTGCAGGACATCACTACAGTCCAACTTACCAACCTGGACCTGGAAAAGGAGACCCTGATGGCCATGCACTCCGTGGATATCGGCCTGGGTGCTGAGGAGGCCCTCAAG GGGACACCATTCTCCAGCAGTTTGATGCTTTGTTGTCCGGGGAATGCAGGCATGAAGACTTCCTCTTGTTCAAGCCAATGCAAGAAAGGCTCGATATCTTCCTGCACAGCATCATCTGCAAGTCATACCCAGAGCTTTGGGACTTTTGCAAAAAACTACTTGTACTGTCTCATGGGCAGGCGTCTGTGGAGAGAGGGTTCTCTGTCAATAAAGAGATcgagacagagaacatgcaggaGGAAACACTGGTCGCACAAAGGCTCGTTTGCGATTACATTGCCATACATGGGGGCGTTACAAAGGTGCCACTTACTCAGGAGTTACTTAAATCTGTAA